The proteins below are encoded in one region of Methanofollis aquaemaris:
- the thiL gene encoding thiamine-phosphate kinase, with translation MDERGLIRGISAILPGGATADDCAVLPHGDELLLLSTDMLHETTDFPVGMTDAEIGWMAAAVTISDIAGMGARPLALLLAAGLDRPERLAGITEGAARCCRTYGASLVGGDTDAHTELTLVSTGLGAAEQVVRRRGARVGDLICVTGYLGGAQAALSGYDDYWQRLIAPRPRVAEGRTLNAAGATAMMDISDGLAMSLHDLLGVNGCGFAVESERLPGPAGVPEAEGRAFALSGGGDFELLFTIPPEHFPVAGVEATAVGRAVAAHGVWADGVPLAAEGYMHRWE, from the coding sequence GTGGATGAACGTGGACTCATCCGGGGCATCTCCGCGATTCTCCCAGGCGGGGCGACGGCAGACGACTGTGCGGTGCTCCCGCACGGCGACGAACTCCTCCTCCTCTCGACCGACATGCTCCACGAGACGACCGACTTCCCGGTCGGGATGACCGACGCGGAGATCGGGTGGATGGCGGCGGCGGTGACCATCTCGGATATCGCGGGGATGGGGGCGCGGCCGCTTGCCCTCCTCCTCGCGGCCGGGCTCGACCGGCCCGAACGGCTTGCCGGGATCACGGAGGGGGCGGCGCGGTGCTGCCGCACCTACGGCGCATCTCTTGTCGGCGGGGACACCGACGCCCACACCGAACTGACTCTCGTCTCCACCGGCCTCGGTGCGGCTGAGCAGGTGGTGCGACGACGGGGCGCCCGCGTCGGCGACCTGATCTGCGTCACCGGGTACCTGGGCGGGGCACAGGCGGCGCTCTCAGGCTACGACGACTACTGGCAGCGGCTCATCGCCCCGCGGCCGCGGGTGGCCGAGGGCCGAACCCTCAATGCGGCGGGGGCGACGGCGATGATGGACATCTCGGACGGGCTTGCGATGTCGCTCCACGACCTCCTGGGCGTGAACGGGTGCGGGTTTGCAGTGGAGAGCGAGCGTCTCCCCGGTCCCGCGGGAGTGCCCGAGGCCGAAGGCCGGGCGTTCGCCCTCTCCGGCGGCGGCGACTTCGAACTCCTCTTCACCATTCCCCCCGAACACTTCCCGGTGGCGGGGGTGGAGGCGACGGCGGTCGGGCGGGCCGTCGCGGCGCATGGGGTGTGGGCCGATGGCGTGCCTCTGGCGGCGGAAGGGTATATGCACCGGTGGGAGTGA
- a CDS encoding serine/threonine-protein kinase RIO2, whose amino-acid sequence MPVSPEQMKALHKYDLNVLYAIERLMQRYAWVPLDVLKTATKLSESELTYRLGRLIEWDLVRSDAVPYPGYALIFGGYDTLALQTLIKRGSVSALGPVIGVGKESEVYGGLGLGPVVLKFHHVGQRSFQSARKERGYMPGGGHCPWIFASAKSAEQEFEALSRLSPEVSVPVPVDRSRHVVVMSEVQGVNLNRCILEEPRMVLDEILENVRLAYAKGVIHADLSEYNIMHDGEKVWLIDWPQWIETDHPNAEAILRRDIENVLTFFRKKYRIDYPTEEAVGVVVG is encoded by the coding sequence ATGCCAGTTTCTCCTGAGCAGATGAAGGCTCTGCACAAATACGACCTTAACGTCCTGTATGCCATCGAGCGTCTGATGCAACGGTACGCCTGGGTGCCTCTCGATGTCCTGAAGACAGCAACAAAACTTTCGGAGTCGGAACTGACGTATCGGCTCGGCCGACTCATCGAATGGGACCTGGTCAGGTCCGACGCGGTGCCGTACCCCGGTTACGCCCTCATCTTCGGGGGGTATGATACCCTCGCCCTTCAGACCCTCATCAAGCGGGGTTCGGTCTCGGCCCTCGGTCCTGTTATCGGGGTCGGGAAAGAGTCCGAGGTCTATGGGGGCCTTGGCCTTGGGCCGGTGGTCCTGAAGTTCCATCATGTGGGGCAGCGATCCTTTCAGTCGGCCAGGAAGGAGCGGGGGTATATGCCTGGCGGCGGCCACTGCCCCTGGATCTTCGCCTCGGCAAAGTCGGCCGAGCAGGAGTTCGAGGCCCTCTCCCGTCTCTCACCTGAGGTCTCGGTCCCGGTCCCGGTCGACCGATCCCGCCATGTGGTGGTGATGTCCGAGGTGCAGGGGGTGAACCTGAACCGCTGCATCCTCGAAGAGCCGCGTATGGTCCTCGATGAGATCCTGGAGAATGTCAGGCTCGCCTATGCGAAGGGCGTGATCCATGCCGATCTCTCGGAGTACAATATCATGCATGACGGGGAGAAGGTCTGGCTCATCGACTGGCCGCAGTGGATCGAGACCGACCACCCGAACGCCGAGGCGATCCTTCGCCGCGACATCGAGAATGTGCTTACGTTTTTCAGGAAAAAGTACCGGATAGACTATCCCACCGAGGAGGCGGTGGGTGTGGTGGTCGGGTGA
- a CDS encoding NAD+ synthase, whose translation MIEQIGCVMEAVDQMVRHAVWNAGADGIVVGISGGVDSAVAAGFAARAVGPERVVGIALPSAVTPPADLEDAGAVCRHLGIELREMSIEPVIEAYRQYPGLTESKYVLGNLMARTRMTLLYAVANQENRLVCGTSNRTEYLVGYSTKHGDAAADIQPILHLYKTEVFEVAREMGLPARVVEKPPSAGLWTGQTDEKELGATYDEIDAALRSLAEKDWMAENEIEELVLKRVRASAHKRVAPPDLLSTR comes from the coding sequence ATGATCGAGCAGATCGGATGTGTCATGGAAGCGGTGGACCAGATGGTCCGCCATGCAGTCTGGAACGCAGGCGCAGACGGGATCGTCGTCGGAATCAGCGGCGGGGTCGACTCCGCAGTGGCGGCTGGTTTTGCAGCCAGGGCCGTCGGCCCCGAGCGGGTGGTCGGGATCGCCCTGCCCAGTGCGGTCACCCCCCCCGCGGACCTCGAAGATGCCGGGGCCGTCTGTCGGCACCTCGGGATCGAACTGAGGGAGATGTCCATCGAACCGGTGATCGAGGCCTACCGCCAGTATCCCGGACTCACCGAGAGCAAATATGTCCTCGGCAACCTGATGGCCAGGACACGGATGACCCTCCTGTACGCCGTCGCAAACCAGGAGAACCGTCTGGTCTGCGGAACCTCCAACAGGACCGAGTATCTGGTCGGCTACTCGACCAAACACGGCGACGCCGCCGCCGACATCCAGCCCATCCTCCACCTGTACAAGACAGAGGTCTTCGAGGTGGCGCGGGAGATGGGGCTCCCCGCACGGGTCGTCGAGAAACCGCCGTCCGCCGGGCTCTGGACGGGGCAGACCGATGAGAAAGAACTCGGGGCGACCTACGACGAGATCGATGCGGCCCTCAGGTCACTTGCAGAGAAGGACTGGATGGCGGAGAATGAGATTGAAGAACTGGTTCTCAAAAGAGTCAGGGCATCGGCGCACAAGCGGGTTGCTCCGCCAGATCTCTTAAGCACCCGCTGA
- a CDS encoding DUF128 domain-containing protein, which yields MNAPLKFIHHLIEEEAMQVTFDPVEDEGLVIYNLSLIREDDFEPVLAIMKRASRAGLAPSDLVRVLQPGEGNNMAVIPDRMVGLCTVCSITFDGVMIRRGAPLHPVGGGVVEVEDGVPRRFTDMLLYDATTIDPLQVLVSQEITDVWGVIREGRGSVLANLRECHMEAEPTVAGILEDLERSRIGGVLEVGAPNAPVLGFGCSPQYFGITILGGTNVMAAVKESGYRVEINSLRGLIDIGDLESVDHL from the coding sequence GTGAATGCTCCCCTGAAGTTCATCCATCATCTGATCGAAGAAGAGGCCATGCAGGTGACCTTCGACCCTGTCGAGGACGAAGGGCTCGTCATCTACAACCTCTCCCTGATCAGGGAGGATGACTTCGAACCTGTCCTTGCCATTATGAAACGAGCCTCCAGGGCCGGCCTGGCGCCGAGCGACCTGGTCCGAGTCCTGCAGCCCGGTGAAGGAAACAATATGGCCGTGATACCTGACAGGATGGTCGGGCTCTGTACGGTCTGTTCCATCACCTTTGACGGGGTGATGATCCGGCGGGGTGCGCCCCTTCACCCGGTCGGCGGCGGCGTGGTCGAGGTCGAGGACGGTGTGCCCAGGCGGTTCACCGACATGCTTCTCTACGACGCCACGACCATCGACCCCCTCCAGGTTCTGGTCTCCCAGGAGATCACCGACGTCTGGGGAGTGATCCGGGAGGGGAGGGGCAGTGTCCTGGCCAACCTCAGGGAATGTCATATGGAGGCCGAACCGACGGTGGCCGGGATCCTCGAAGACCTAGAACGCAGTCGGATCGGCGGGGTGCTTGAGGTGGGTGCCCCGAACGCCCCCGTCCTCGGGTTCGGGTGCTCGCCCCAGTACTTCGGGATCACGATCCTGGGCGGGACCAATGTGATGGCCGCAGTAAAAGAGTCGGGGTACAGGGTTGAGATCAACTCGCTGCGCGGGCTCATCGATATCGGCGATCTCGAATCGGTCGATCACCTCTGA
- a CDS encoding COG1361 S-layer family protein → MDIRKCILLSLLMIALVVPALAGVQFLYGKPEMSAAISGTNEFSPGVETPIAVVVSNSGTNPIMEVDPTKITPQDPPNLAKLVKVGLEAGDAPVEIKSDPQMLGDIPGGMSKPVTFVVKFDKDAKAGTYDLSLVLTYQYVDWNEQRDNSNILQTDYRKKTEKISLPVTVKSDVNLQVNKVETEHLNVGTEGYLKLVLENVGDEHAGKAVAKLVPDANGPLVPTDGSVYIGDFNPDDVTTCVFKVSTSKDAEPQTYPLNVVVEYEKANGEKATSDTEVVGVPVGGKIDFTIVSTASSVHPGQKATIEVTYKNIGSATAYNAQARISAVDPFTSNDDTAYLGDLAPGETAVAHYKVTVDKEATLKNYGLDSEIRYRDALDNSQISDTMKLTVGVVKAEGLGAAMSNPIVIAAVLAVLIGAGYYIVRARKSK, encoded by the coding sequence ATGGATATCAGAAAGTGCATTCTCCTGAGTCTCCTCATGATAGCGCTTGTCGTTCCCGCCCTTGCAGGCGTTCAGTTTCTGTACGGCAAGCCGGAGATGTCTGCGGCGATCTCAGGGACAAACGAGTTTTCTCCAGGTGTCGAGACCCCGATCGCCGTGGTCGTCTCGAACAGCGGAACCAACCCCATCATGGAAGTCGACCCCACGAAGATCACCCCCCAGGACCCCCCCAACCTGGCCAAACTGGTGAAGGTCGGGCTTGAAGCAGGCGACGCACCGGTCGAGATCAAGTCCGACCCACAGATGCTTGGCGACATACCGGGCGGGATGAGCAAACCGGTCACCTTTGTCGTGAAATTCGACAAGGATGCAAAGGCCGGGACCTATGACCTCTCGCTCGTCCTCACCTACCAGTATGTCGACTGGAACGAGCAGAGAGATAACAGCAACATCCTCCAGACCGACTACCGGAAGAAGACCGAGAAGATCTCTCTCCCGGTCACCGTGAAGTCTGATGTCAACCTCCAGGTGAACAAGGTGGAGACCGAGCACCTCAATGTCGGGACCGAGGGATACCTCAAACTTGTCCTGGAGAATGTCGGTGACGAGCATGCCGGGAAGGCGGTCGCCAAACTGGTGCCAGACGCCAACGGCCCCCTGGTCCCGACCGATGGGAGCGTCTATATCGGCGACTTCAACCCCGACGACGTGACGACCTGTGTCTTCAAGGTCTCGACCTCCAAGGACGCCGAGCCCCAGACCTATCCCCTGAACGTGGTCGTGGAATACGAGAAGGCCAACGGTGAAAAGGCCACCTCTGACACCGAAGTCGTCGGCGTTCCGGTCGGCGGCAAGATCGACTTTACGATCGTCTCGACAGCCTCCTCGGTCCACCCCGGTCAGAAGGCAACGATCGAGGTGACTTACAAGAACATCGGATCCGCAACAGCCTACAATGCCCAGGCCAGGATCAGTGCCGTCGATCCGTTCACCTCCAATGACGACACCGCATATCTCGGTGACCTTGCCCCTGGCGAGACCGCTGTCGCCCATTACAAGGTGACCGTCGACAAGGAGGCAACGCTCAAGAACTATGGCCTTGACTCAGAGATCCGCTACCGTGACGCCCTGGACAACAGCCAGATATCCGACACCATGAAACTGACCGTCGGCGTGGTTAAGGCCGAAGGTCTCGGTGCCGCGATGTCCAATCCGATCGTCATCGCAGCAGTCCTTGCGGTCCTGATCGGTGCCGGGTATTATATAGTCAGAGCGCGCAAGTCGAAGTGA
- a CDS encoding TIGR00269 family protein, translating into MIKFDQVRAMQCSKCRKEAVIWQRYSGLHLCRDHFIADVEAKAKREIRKRRWVRSGDTIAVALSGGKDSGALLHFLARTFGERRDVTLLALTVDEGIAGYRDPTVAREIAENHGVPWHCVSFTEMLGTTTDRIVEQKGDTLSCTYCGVLRRHCLNAAARDLGATRLAVGMNLDDEAQSILMNVLRGDAARLLGKQTPMAGVVPRIKPFAMVPEREVALYAHLTLAHFEEGACPYSRTALRGDVRNLLNDYALRHPAARFALKNLGEELSGVCGTTGESLKVCEVCGEPYAGERCRSCQVLREARGG; encoded by the coding sequence ATGATAAAGTTTGATCAGGTCAGGGCAATGCAGTGTTCAAAGTGCAGGAAGGAAGCGGTGATCTGGCAGCGCTACTCAGGGCTTCACCTCTGCAGGGACCACTTTATCGCCGATGTGGAGGCAAAGGCGAAGCGGGAGATCAGAAAACGCCGGTGGGTCCGGTCGGGAGACACCATCGCGGTCGCCCTCTCAGGTGGGAAGGACTCCGGCGCCCTCCTCCACTTTCTTGCCAGAACCTTTGGTGAACGCCGGGACGTCACCCTACTCGCCCTCACCGTGGACGAGGGGATCGCCGGGTACCGCGATCCAACCGTGGCCCGCGAGATCGCAGAGAACCACGGCGTCCCCTGGCACTGCGTCTCCTTTACGGAGATGCTCGGGACCACCACCGACCGGATCGTGGAGCAGAAGGGGGACACCCTCTCCTGCACCTACTGCGGAGTGCTCCGTCGTCACTGCCTCAACGCCGCCGCCCGCGACCTCGGGGCAACCAGACTTGCCGTCGGGATGAACCTCGACGACGAGGCCCAGTCGATACTGATGAACGTCCTCAGAGGGGACGCGGCGCGGCTGCTTGGGAAACAGACCCCGATGGCAGGGGTCGTCCCGAGGATCAAACCCTTCGCCATGGTACCCGAACGTGAGGTTGCCCTGTATGCCCACCTGACCCTGGCGCACTTCGAGGAGGGGGCGTGCCCGTACTCCCGCACCGCCCTCAGGGGAGATGTCAGAAACCTCCTCAACGACTATGCCCTCCGCCACCCGGCCGCGAGGTTCGCGCTCAAGAACCTGGGCGAAGAACTCTCCGGGGTCTGCGGCACGACCGGGGAGAGCCTGAAGGTCTGCGAGGTCTGCGGCGAACCCTATGCCGGCGAGCGCTGCCGCTCCTGCCAGGTGCTCAGGGAAGCGCGGGGAGGATGA
- a CDS encoding DUF460 domain-containing protein yields the protein MKVFGVDIIRGSVRSRTERPVYALVVLEDGEVVATMQVNAFRLSRLIGREEPDILATDSVQELAVDQRALVGFMQTLPTKTALVQVTGGERKETLQKVAGRYNILVEKTDPFAEAGAAARIAYLGGGAVVVAFEKTTEVTVSRHRSPGKGGWSQNRYVRKVHGAVRERAREVEGHLVAAGLRYEKSERLAFGGFSRVQFVVYALRDEIPVRTYAGADVQVRVQGRRLDRIRYEPLSRRPRYLIVGIDPGTTTGIGAVTLEGEVVEIFSSRQMGPAEMIEHITSVGKPLIIASDVSPMPDTVEKVRRAFNAVAYVPPQDRSVELKLDLTAGSGYANPHERDALSAALDAYRSYKNKFQNIARRVPPGFDLDEVRAGVLRGRSIDAVLTDLSGRQRPTKPEKEAAPPPEVPVERDERSERIAQLERTAKRLREFVQELEEGIGEKDAEITRLKRQIRRERSDRSKVVLRDAELGKRDAQIAALKKRLRKEEKRNKSLKKRIERMRRVEELQIGEGQAAVKALDSLTHDALRALEAELGLGEEDVVSVRTTGGWGRSVVKDLAARQVRAVAVPGDSLDEQDPYLVAEALVAGLPLVPAGAVGLRLMGRIGTVEEEHLAAALEAWGERVEAREREKKAAMLNQVFKEYQTEREKEVRRRG from the coding sequence GTGAAGGTCTTCGGGGTCGACATCATCAGGGGCTCGGTCCGTTCCAGGACCGAACGGCCGGTCTATGCCCTGGTCGTCCTGGAGGACGGCGAGGTGGTCGCCACCATGCAGGTGAATGCCTTCCGTCTCTCCAGGCTGATCGGACGCGAAGAGCCCGATATCCTGGCCACCGACTCGGTCCAGGAACTCGCTGTCGACCAGCGTGCCCTCGTTGGCTTTATGCAGACCCTGCCGACGAAGACGGCGCTGGTGCAGGTGACCGGCGGCGAGCGCAAAGAGACGCTCCAGAAGGTGGCCGGGCGGTACAATATCCTGGTCGAGAAGACCGACCCCTTTGCCGAGGCCGGGGCGGCGGCGCGGATCGCGTACCTGGGCGGCGGCGCGGTGGTGGTCGCCTTCGAGAAGACGACCGAGGTCACGGTCTCCCGCCACCGTTCGCCCGGCAAGGGGGGATGGAGCCAGAACCGGTACGTGCGCAAGGTGCACGGGGCGGTGCGGGAGCGGGCCCGCGAGGTGGAGGGGCATCTCGTGGCTGCCGGGCTGCGGTACGAGAAGAGCGAACGGCTTGCCTTCGGGGGGTTCTCGCGGGTGCAGTTTGTGGTCTATGCACTCAGAGACGAGATCCCGGTGCGGACGTATGCGGGGGCCGACGTGCAGGTGCGGGTGCAGGGGCGGCGTCTGGACAGGATCCGGTACGAGCCACTCTCGCGCCGGCCGCGCTACCTGATCGTGGGGATCGATCCGGGCACGACGACCGGGATCGGGGCGGTGACGCTGGAGGGCGAGGTGGTGGAGATCTTCTCGTCCAGGCAGATGGGTCCTGCAGAGATGATCGAGCATATCACCTCGGTGGGCAAGCCGCTGATCATCGCCTCAGATGTATCGCCGATGCCCGACACTGTCGAGAAGGTGCGGCGGGCCTTCAATGCCGTGGCGTACGTCCCACCGCAGGACCGGTCGGTGGAGTTGAAACTCGACCTGACGGCCGGGAGCGGCTACGCCAACCCGCACGAGCGCGACGCCCTCTCCGCGGCGCTGGACGCCTACCGTTCGTACAAGAACAAGTTCCAGAACATCGCCAGGCGAGTGCCGCCCGGTTTCGATCTGGACGAGGTGCGGGCCGGGGTGTTGCGGGGGCGTTCGATCGATGCGGTGCTCACTGATCTCTCGGGACGGCAGCGGCCTACGAAGCCTGAGAAGGAGGCCGCACCTCCGCCGGAAGTTCCAGTGGAGCGGGACGAACGCAGCGAGCGGATCGCGCAACTGGAGCGGACGGCGAAGCGACTGCGCGAGTTCGTGCAGGAACTCGAAGAGGGGATCGGCGAGAAGGACGCGGAGATCACGCGCCTGAAACGCCAGATCCGGCGCGAGCGCTCGGACCGTTCGAAGGTGGTTCTGCGGGATGCGGAACTGGGGAAGAGGGACGCGCAGATCGCGGCGCTCAAGAAGCGGCTCAGAAAGGAAGAGAAGAGGAACAAGAGCCTGAAAAAACGGATCGAACGGATGCGACGGGTCGAGGAACTCCAGATCGGTGAGGGACAGGCAGCGGTGAAGGCGCTCGACTCGCTCACCCACGACGCGCTCCGGGCGCTGGAGGCCGAACTGGGGCTCGGCGAGGAGGACGTCGTCTCGGTGCGGACGACCGGCGGGTGGGGCCGGAGCGTGGTGAAGGACCTGGCTGCGAGGCAGGTGCGGGCGGTGGCGGTGCCCGGCGACTCCCTCGACGAGCAGGATCCGTACCTCGTCGCCGAGGCACTGGTCGCCGGACTCCCGCTGGTCCCGGCCGGTGCGGTGGGGCTGCGGCTGATGGGTCGGATCGGGACGGTCGAGGAGGAGCATCTTGCCGCGGCCCTGGAGGCCTGGGGTGAACGGGTCGAGGCGCGTGAGCGGGAGAAGAAGGCGGCGATGCTCAACCAGGTCTTCAAGGAGTACCAGACCGAGCGGGAGAAGGAGGTGCGGCGGCGTGGATGA
- a CDS encoding glucose-6-phosphate isomerase family protein: MAEVLAEPMGAGGDPGRPLYFMYRDLARNDHDRAWLEGHVLRYDATVIPPGRVGGEYVKTKGHFHPENRVGVRFPEVYEVVTGKAHFLLQTWMADDVVLVEGSAGDVVVIPPGYGHVTINPGEEELVLANIVSTAFSSEYGPYVKRHGAAYYEMADGTLAPNPAYEDPAPIRLAAPAAVPAFCTGRKSPLYSLVGKEKCLDYLNRPEKYGKAFSGCLRDLAEQPACAPMP; this comes from the coding sequence ATGGCTGAGGTGCTGGCCGAACCCATGGGTGCGGGCGGGGATCCCGGCCGACCCCTCTATTTTATGTACCGGGATCTGGCCAGAAACGATCACGACCGGGCCTGGCTTGAAGGGCATGTCCTCAGATACGACGCCACGGTCATCCCGCCCGGACGTGTGGGGGGGGAGTATGTCAAGACCAAGGGGCACTTCCATCCCGAAAACCGGGTGGGCGTGCGTTTTCCTGAGGTCTATGAAGTCGTCACCGGGAAGGCCCACTTTCTCCTGCAGACCTGGATGGCAGACGATGTCGTCCTCGTCGAGGGGTCGGCCGGCGATGTGGTAGTGATCCCGCCAGGTTACGGGCATGTCACCATCAACCCGGGCGAGGAGGAACTGGTGCTTGCAAACATCGTCTCGACGGCGTTTTCGAGTGAATACGGCCCGTATGTCAAACGGCACGGCGCCGCCTACTATGAGATGGCTGACGGTACCCTGGCCCCGAACCCGGCCTACGAGGATCCGGCCCCTATCCGCCTGGCGGCCCCGGCGGCGGTGCCGGCCTTCTGTACCGGCCGGAAGTCGCCGCTGTACTCCCTTGTCGGGAAAGAAAAGTGTCTGGACTATCTCAACCGGCCTGAAAAATATGGTAAGGCCTTCAGCGGGTGCTTAAGAGATCTGGCGGAGCAACCCGCTTGTGCGCCGATGCCCTGA
- a CDS encoding TrmB family transcriptional regulator: protein MSPPPQPPQGITTALKTLGLTKYEALVYVALLRVTSATATEIHEISGVPRASVYPVLDRLLQKNLVTVSHTTPKRFNAIPPDEAINSLMREIEEKGAYAKVVLGEIYAERASIEGGGQELIWNILGEANIKSRMRDLIAQAEEQVEIIGSWILLKDLRDSLSGAVKRGVRVDVIASAWEGEIPEGMEVIVSVPPIWREETRGTDMAGVLFIDREKVLVAMGGHGEVPTALYSESEGFARFFSRYSELTRSYLGKTRQR from the coding sequence ATGTCGCCACCGCCACAGCCCCCACAGGGAATCACCACCGCCCTCAAAACCCTCGGTCTGACCAAGTACGAGGCACTCGTCTACGTCGCCCTCCTCAGGGTCACCAGTGCCACCGCAACCGAGATCCACGAGATCTCGGGGGTGCCGCGCGCATCGGTCTACCCGGTCCTCGACCGCCTCCTCCAGAAGAACCTGGTCACGGTCTCCCACACCACACCCAAACGCTTCAACGCCATCCCCCCGGACGAGGCGATCAATAGCCTCATGCGCGAGATCGAGGAGAAAGGAGCGTATGCCAAGGTGGTGCTCGGGGAGATCTATGCAGAGCGAGCGAGCATCGAAGGGGGCGGCCAGGAGTTGATCTGGAATATCCTGGGCGAGGCAAATATCAAGAGCAGGATGCGCGACCTCATCGCCCAGGCGGAGGAGCAGGTCGAGATCATCGGAAGTTGGATCCTCCTCAAAGACCTCCGGGACTCCCTCTCCGGCGCGGTGAAAAGAGGGGTCAGGGTCGATGTGATCGCCTCCGCATGGGAAGGCGAGATCCCTGAGGGAATGGAAGTCATCGTCTCGGTCCCGCCGATCTGGCGTGAAGAGACACGCGGGACCGACATGGCAGGAGTGCTCTTTATTGATCGAGAAAAAGTGCTGGTGGCGATGGGCGGACACGGTGAGGTGCCGACCGCCCTATATTCCGAGTCAGAGGGTTTCGCACGATTCTTTTCAAGGTATTCGGAGTTGACCAGGAGTTACCTCGGAAAAACCCGTCAGAGGTGA